One stretch of Microcoleus sp. FACHB-672 DNA includes these proteins:
- a CDS encoding glucosamine-6-phosphate deaminase: protein MFNTSITAKGKMPVQMFAIDALSVRVYNSSVEIAHDAAQIAQTYLQQCLAQQASAAVILATGNSQIQFLETLISLGGVDWSRITFFHLDEYLGIERDHPASFRRYLLQRVENQVKSCTFHYIEGDAMQPLNECERYTKLLQAQPIDLCCLGIGENGHLAFNDPSVANFNDPHHIKLVKLDTATRQQQVDEGHFPHLEAVPQYAFTLTLPMICSAKKILCLAPEKRKALPVKKMLHEAISTVCPASILRRQANAMLFLDSDSAGLL, encoded by the coding sequence ATGTTTAACACATCAATTACTGCAAAAGGAAAGATGCCGGTACAAATGTTTGCAATTGATGCCTTATCGGTGCGAGTCTACAACTCGAGCGTCGAAATCGCTCACGACGCTGCCCAAATCGCCCAAACCTATTTGCAGCAATGCCTCGCGCAACAGGCAAGCGCTGCAGTGATTTTAGCCACCGGCAACTCTCAAATCCAATTTCTTGAAACGCTGATTTCTTTGGGAGGCGTAGATTGGTCACGCATTACGTTTTTTCATCTGGATGAGTATTTAGGAATTGAGCGCGATCATCCTGCTAGTTTCCGCCGCTATTTACTCCAGCGAGTGGAAAATCAAGTGAAGTCCTGTACGTTTCACTACATAGAAGGTGATGCGATGCAACCGCTGAATGAATGCGAACGCTACACCAAACTTTTGCAAGCGCAACCGATTGATCTCTGCTGTTTGGGTATTGGAGAAAATGGACATTTGGCGTTTAATGATCCGTCTGTCGCTAATTTCAATGATCCGCATCACATTAAACTTGTGAAGTTGGACACTGCAACACGTCAGCAGCAGGTTGATGAAGGTCATTTTCCCCATCTTGAAGCTGTACCGCAATACGCGTTTACCCTGACGCTGCCGATGATTTGCTCTGCAAAAAAAATATTGTGCCTTGCGCCAGAAAAACGCAAAGCGCTGCCGGTGAAAAAGATGTTACATGAAGCGATTAGTACGGTTTGTCCTGCTTCTATTCTCCGCCGGCAAGCCAATGCTATGTTATTTTTAGATTCGGATTCTGCCGGCTTGCTGTGA
- a CDS encoding serine/threonine-protein kinase, protein MKPVYCNQGHENPSGSNFCLQCGEKLQAPATSGVVQGMILGERYRISRQIGQGGFGRTYLSEDVNRFNEQCVLKEFAPQVQGTYALQKGQELFEREAGVLYKLQHPQIPRFREMFRANLDGEGHLFLVQDYVDGQTYRSLLVNRRVHNRLFSEAEITQMLLQILPVLDYIHTQGVVHRDISPDNLMLRNSDLLPVLIDFGGVKQVAATVASEFVGGSNAPATRLGKVGYAPDEQMQMGAVYPHSDLYALAVTVLVLLTGKEPQELRDPQTLSWKWRNYVSLSPSLGAVFDKMLAYRPGERYQSAKEALQALTGTPPAPLPPPQPAPLPPPPQPNITQATQAVSPVRSAQAPQPVQPPQPVPAVVTPQRKAAAPFWLNLLLMGIVIAGMGVVGWWAGNYWVDKQRQGDHSIPPPDRSDNYSAEERQRKDALRDRRKALGIDYNFYIDLVNEAFYTKYPEQQGRVLSDESVDEAWRARWDSLADQQLNQLAALSDQSRRRLGSYTPADIDRWKTQINLRHLSSRALNDLTDAKFFYLFPEQPKGQNLLDNPVGQVWQAIATDFVQGVGDGTALEEIKFDRGSTSTQLAGNLEPGAGKAYIAKLSKDQVMKLTLDAPPQSTRLSLYTPSGKNPPLLEDSKQVTWSNKLSEAGYYEIVVVSEATEPISYNLTLQIN, encoded by the coding sequence ATGAAGCCCGTCTATTGCAATCAAGGACACGAAAACCCCTCTGGCAGCAATTTCTGCCTTCAATGTGGGGAAAAGCTACAGGCACCGGCAACCTCTGGTGTTGTTCAAGGGATGATTTTGGGCGAACGTTACCGCATTTCTCGCCAGATTGGGCAAGGTGGCTTTGGACGCACCTACCTATCTGAAGATGTTAACCGCTTCAATGAACAGTGTGTTCTCAAAGAATTTGCCCCCCAAGTGCAAGGCACCTATGCGCTGCAAAAAGGTCAAGAATTGTTTGAACGGGAAGCCGGCGTTCTCTACAAGCTGCAACACCCGCAAATTCCACGCTTCCGGGAGATGTTTCGGGCGAATTTGGACGGTGAGGGACATTTGTTTTTGGTGCAAGATTATGTGGACGGTCAAACTTACCGTTCCTTATTAGTCAACCGGCGCGTACACAACCGGCTATTTAGCGAGGCAGAAATCACGCAAATGCTGCTGCAAATTCTGCCGGTTTTAGACTACATCCACACCCAAGGCGTCGTGCATCGAGATATTTCTCCCGATAACCTAATGCTGCGGAATTCCGATTTGCTGCCGGTGTTGATAGACTTTGGCGGCGTTAAACAAGTCGCCGCAACGGTAGCGTCTGAGTTTGTGGGAGGAAGTAATGCACCGGCAACGCGATTGGGTAAGGTGGGATACGCCCCAGATGAGCAAATGCAAATGGGCGCTGTTTACCCCCACAGTGACTTATATGCCTTAGCTGTGACGGTGTTGGTACTACTCACCGGCAAGGAACCCCAAGAACTTAGAGATCCCCAAACGCTGAGTTGGAAGTGGCGCAATTACGTCAGCCTCAGCCCCAGTTTAGGGGCAGTGTTTGATAAAATGCTGGCTTATCGGCCTGGTGAACGCTACCAATCGGCAAAAGAGGCACTACAAGCCCTCACCGGCACTCCACCGGCACCCCTTCCCCCGCCACAACCGGCACCCCTTCCGCCTCCGCCACAACCGAATATCACCCAAGCAACCCAAGCTGTCTCGCCAGTAAGATCGGCACAAGCCCCACAGCCGGTACAACCTCCACAGCCGGTTCCTGCTGTCGTGACTCCCCAGCGGAAAGCGGCTGCACCTTTTTGGCTAAACCTGCTGCTAATGGGCATCGTGATTGCCGGCATGGGTGTGGTGGGCTGGTGGGCTGGTAATTATTGGGTAGACAAACAACGACAAGGGGATCACTCCATTCCCCCTCCAGACAGATCGGATAATTATTCCGCCGAAGAAAGACAGCGCAAAGATGCCCTTCGTGATCGCCGTAAAGCCTTGGGGATTGATTACAATTTCTACATTGATTTGGTGAATGAGGCTTTTTATACCAAATATCCAGAGCAACAGGGACGCGTTCTTAGTGATGAATCTGTTGATGAAGCGTGGCGAGCTCGCTGGGATAGTTTAGCCGATCAACAGCTTAATCAACTTGCCGCCCTTAGTGATCAATCTCGTCGCCGGTTGGGCAGTTATACTCCAGCCGATATTGATCGATGGAAAACACAAATTAATCTGCGGCACTTGAGTAGTCGGGCGCTCAATGACTTAACAGATGCCAAGTTTTTCTATCTGTTTCCAGAGCAACCCAAAGGTCAGAATTTACTCGACAACCCTGTTGGTCAAGTTTGGCAAGCAATCGCGACCGACTTTGTGCAAGGTGTAGGAGATGGAACTGCTTTAGAAGAAATTAAATTTGATCGAGGTAGCACTAGCACGCAACTAGCCGGCAATCTTGAACCCGGTGCCGGTAAAGCTTATATTGCTAAATTGAGCAAAGATCAAGTGATGAAATTAACTTTAGACGCGCCGCCTCAATCAACCCGGCTGTCCCTCTACACTCCCAGCGGCAAGAACCCGCCTTTATTAGAAGATTCAAAACAAGTCACTTGGTCTAATAAACTTTCTGAAGCCGGTTACTATGAAATTGTCGTTGTTTCTGAGGCCACAGAGCCAATTTCCTACAATTTAACCCTGCAAATTAATTAG
- a CDS encoding serine/threonine-protein kinase: MTPVYCTQGHENPAGNRFCHQCGDKLAPSVAGGMSAGIILDDRYRVILQLGQGGFGRTYLVEDINRFNERCVLKEFAPQVQSGSALQKAQELFEREAGVLYKLQHPQIPRFRELLRGQMAGVESLFLVQDYIEGQTYRELLNSRKSQRQLFSEEEVTQLLLQLLPVLDYIHSQGVIHRDISPENLILRNSDRLPVLIDFGGVKEVAVSAISKFSQLAFSTHIGKPGYAPEEQLKKGKAFPSSDLYSLAVTALVLLTGKEPQDLYNSFKAIWQWRQVVSISPNLAAILEKMLLRNPSQRYQTAGDVIQALEPSALKTQPSNITQINTVVVAPKALPAPPKPAPAPPPAIVVHQPAPIVPAAGHGRLNPVGILLFPIRFLWHCFRTLTAISIGLLLLAGVASWAFPKFISWTPPQLPTTISNSKEESRLDNIFDRREALQIPEEFFNLLVNEQFYSRHPELKDRLLTNNQEDDGYRQKWYDSADALLNKLEQANLSEKSRRQIGRYTEENYQSRQSNLSTQELIRQTDEQFYQLFPQQQGQTLNPETWGQIWYAIAANRAENR; encoded by the coding sequence ATGACGCCCGTTTATTGCACGCAAGGACATGAAAATCCAGCCGGCAATCGCTTCTGTCACCAATGTGGCGACAAACTTGCCCCATCGGTAGCCGGTGGGATGTCTGCGGGGATAATTCTGGATGATCGCTACCGGGTTATCCTCCAGTTAGGGCAAGGCGGTTTCGGACGGACTTATCTGGTTGAAGATATCAATCGTTTTAACGAACGCTGTGTTTTAAAGGAATTTGCCCCCCAAGTTCAAAGTGGCAGCGCCTTACAAAAAGCCCAAGAACTGTTTGAACGAGAAGCCGGCGTTCTCTACAAGCTGCAACACCCGCAGATTCCGCGCTTTCGAGAGTTGCTTCGCGGGCAAATGGCCGGTGTTGAGTCTTTATTTTTGGTGCAAGATTATATTGAGGGACAAACTTACCGAGAATTATTAAACAGCCGTAAAAGTCAAAGACAGTTGTTTAGTGAGGAAGAAGTCACCCAACTGTTGCTGCAACTGCTGCCGGTTTTGGATTATATCCACTCCCAAGGCGTAATTCACCGCGATATTTCTCCCGAAAACCTGATTTTGCGGAATTCTGATCGGCTGCCGGTGTTAATAGACTTTGGCGGCGTAAAAGAAGTCGCGGTTTCTGCCATTTCTAAGTTCAGTCAGCTTGCCTTTTCCACACATATTGGCAAACCCGGATACGCCCCAGAAGAACAACTGAAAAAAGGGAAAGCTTTTCCCAGCAGCGATTTATATTCCTTAGCAGTAACCGCTTTGGTTTTGCTCACCGGCAAGGAACCCCAAGACTTATACAACAGCTTTAAAGCGATTTGGCAATGGCGGCAGGTCGTCAGTATTAGCCCAAATCTGGCGGCAATTTTAGAGAAGATGTTGCTCAGAAATCCTAGCCAGCGCTATCAAACTGCCGGTGATGTTATTCAAGCTTTAGAACCTTCTGCCTTAAAAACTCAGCCCAGTAATATTACCCAGATCAACACCGTTGTCGTTGCGCCAAAAGCCCTGCCTGCGCCCCCTAAACCCGCGCCGGCACCTCCACCAGCCATTGTGGTACATCAGCCGGCACCCATTGTTCCTGCTGCCGGTCACGGGCGTTTAAATCCTGTCGGTATTCTCCTGTTTCCCATCCGTTTTCTATGGCATTGTTTTCGCACACTGACTGCCATTAGCATTGGTTTGCTATTACTAGCCGGGGTTGCTTCTTGGGCGTTTCCCAAGTTTATTTCTTGGACACCGCCACAGTTGCCAACCACCATTTCTAATTCTAAAGAAGAGTCTCGCCTAGACAATATTTTTGATCGCCGCGAAGCCTTGCAAATTCCTGAAGAATTCTTCAATCTTTTAGTTAATGAACAGTTTTACAGCCGACATCCAGAATTAAAAGATCGCCTCTTGACAAATAATCAAGAAGATGATGGTTATCGGCAAAAATGGTATGACAGCGCTGATGCTTTGCTAAATAAATTAGAGCAGGCAAATTTAAGTGAGAAATCGCGCCGGCAAATTGGGCGATATACCGAAGAAAATTATCAAAGCCGGCAGAGCAATCTCAGCACCCAGGAGCTAATTCGCCAGACTGACGAGCAATTTTATCAACTATTTCCACAACAACAGGGGCAAACACTCAACCCAGAAACATGGGGTCAAATTTGGTACGCAATTGCTGCCAATCGAGCCGAGAATAGATGA
- a CDS encoding alpha/beta fold hydrolase, with product MATTVDPTSASTTDPSTGIGGTVYEYLWTWKKRQVQITYEIMGEGKPILLLPALSTVSTRAEMRGIAELLAPQFQVIALDWPGFGSSERPPFNYEPTLYYSFLADFVRDTFTEPIVVIAAGHAAGYVMHLAQHKPPMWSWVVLVAPTWRGPLPTAMGENRWFYKILKQLVCLPVLGQFLYFLNTVAPFLTSMYRRHVYSNPNAVTPSLIQQKQRISRQPGARFAPAAFVTGSLDTVKARPQFIDLFQPLPVPVLVVIGEQTPPKSRMEMEVLVSFSGVQKCRLPGSLGLHEEYPVALADTILPFLKKFLSR from the coding sequence ATGGCCACCACTGTTGACCCGACTTCTGCATCTACCACCGACCCATCTACCGGCATCGGTGGCACTGTTTATGAATATCTCTGGACTTGGAAAAAACGCCAGGTACAGATCACTTATGAAATTATGGGTGAAGGAAAGCCCATCTTATTATTGCCGGCCTTAAGTACGGTTTCCACACGGGCAGAAATGCGCGGCATCGCTGAACTCTTGGCCCCTCAATTTCAGGTCATTGCCTTAGACTGGCCCGGATTTGGCAGCTCAGAACGCCCGCCTTTTAACTACGAACCGACCCTCTACTACAGCTTTCTAGCCGATTTCGTGCGCGATACGTTTACTGAACCCATTGTTGTCATTGCTGCCGGCCACGCTGCCGGTTATGTGATGCATTTGGCCCAGCACAAGCCGCCGATGTGGTCGTGGGTGGTTTTAGTTGCCCCGACTTGGCGCGGGCCTCTGCCGACGGCAATGGGCGAAAATCGCTGGTTCTACAAAATTTTGAAGCAGTTGGTGTGCTTGCCGGTGTTGGGGCAGTTCCTCTATTTTTTAAATACCGTAGCGCCCTTCTTAACTTCAATGTACCGGCGTCATGTTTACAGCAACCCCAATGCCGTAACTCCCAGCCTGATTCAACAAAAGCAGCGTATTTCCAGGCAACCAGGGGCACGATTTGCCCCGGCTGCGTTTGTCACCGGCAGCCTCGATACGGTGAAGGCAAGACCCCAGTTTATTGATTTGTTTCAACCCTTGCCAGTGCCGGTGTTAGTAGTGATCGGTGAGCAAACCCCACCGAAGTCACGCATGGAAATGGAAGTGCTGGTGAGTTTCTCTGGCGTGCAAAAGTGCCGGCTTCCCGGTTCTTTAGGATTACATGAAGAATATCCAGTGGCTTTGGCCGATACGATTTTGCCTTTTCTTAAAAAGTTTCTCTCGCGTTAA
- a CDS encoding DUF1636 domain-containing protein produces MKTPHTLFVCTACASVWKDGKREGKSGGQDLLEQINELHQNWDLREDFPIQEVECMSACSRSCAVSFAAAGKYTYLFGDLPVNESAAAVLQCASQYYAKPDGLLPWSERPEPLKRGILAKIPPLPTLEFVAQK; encoded by the coding sequence ATGAAAACACCCCATACTTTATTTGTTTGTACAGCCTGCGCTTCAGTTTGGAAGGATGGAAAGCGAGAGGGAAAAAGTGGAGGTCAGGATCTTTTAGAACAGATTAATGAACTTCATCAGAATTGGGATTTACGAGAGGATTTCCCCATTCAAGAAGTTGAATGTATGAGCGCTTGCAGCCGTTCTTGTGCGGTTTCATTCGCGGCAGCCGGCAAGTACACTTATTTGTTTGGCGATTTACCCGTTAATGAAAGCGCTGCGGCTGTGTTGCAATGTGCGAGTCAATATTATGCTAAACCCGATGGTTTATTACCGTGGTCAGAACGACCTGAACCCCTAAAAAGGGGAATTTTAGCAAAAATCCCTCCGCTTCCAACGTTAGAGTTCGTCGCTCAAAAATAA
- the cobW gene encoding cobalamin biosynthesis protein CobW gives MHKIPVTVITGFLGAGKTTLIRNLLQNNQGRRIAVIVNEFGEIGIDGDLLKSCQVCDEDDNPIGNIIELTNGCLCCTVQEEFLPTMQQILQRREQIDCMLIETSGLALPKPLVQAFRWPEIRTGATVDGVITVVDCEAVAAGTLVGNLDALNAQRQADPNLEHETPIEELFEDQLACADLVLLTKVDLVDAQTRQKVENWLQQELPPGVKVVACESGQINPDVLLGFNAAVEDNLESRPSHHDTEEDHDHDDDINSVHFIGDNEFEPQALISKLQKLVQQQEIYRVKGFVSVPDKAMRLVVQGVGSRFDHFYDRPWLATEIRQTRLVLIGRDLDESEIQTVLQ, from the coding sequence ATGCACAAAATTCCTGTCACTGTAATCACCGGCTTCTTGGGTGCAGGTAAAACCACCCTGATTCGCAACCTTCTGCAAAACAATCAAGGACGCAGAATTGCCGTCATTGTCAATGAATTTGGCGAAATTGGAATTGATGGAGATTTGCTGAAATCTTGCCAAGTTTGCGATGAAGACGACAATCCCATCGGCAACATTATAGAACTAACCAATGGTTGCCTTTGCTGCACCGTCCAAGAAGAATTTTTACCGACAATGCAGCAGATATTGCAACGTCGAGAACAGATTGATTGTATGTTAATCGAAACATCTGGACTCGCCTTGCCAAAACCCTTAGTGCAAGCCTTCCGATGGCCAGAAATTCGTACCGGCGCAACCGTTGATGGTGTTATTACCGTGGTAGACTGTGAAGCCGTAGCCGCCGGCACTCTGGTTGGTAATCTTGACGCATTAAATGCACAGCGACAAGCAGATCCGAATTTAGAACACGAAACACCGATTGAAGAATTGTTTGAAGATCAGTTAGCCTGTGCGGATCTTGTATTGCTCACGAAAGTGGATTTAGTTGATGCTCAAACGCGCCAAAAAGTAGAAAATTGGCTGCAACAAGAATTACCTCCCGGCGTCAAAGTTGTTGCGTGTGAAAGTGGTCAAATTAACCCAGATGTGCTGTTAGGATTTAATGCAGCCGTTGAGGATAATTTAGAAAGTCGGCCTAGTCATCACGACACGGAAGAAGACCACGATCATGATGACGATATTAACTCGGTACACTTTATCGGCGACAACGAATTTGAGCCGCAAGCATTAATATCTAAGTTGCAAAAATTAGTGCAACAGCAAGAAATTTACCGAGTTAAAGGCTTTGTTTCAGTGCCGGATAAAGCAATGCGTTTGGTTGTGCAAGGCGTGGGTTCTCGCTTTGATCATTTCTATGATCGTCCTTGGCTAGCAACGGAAATTCGTCAGACACGATTAGTCTTAATCGGTCGCGATTTGGATGAATCTGAGATTCAGACAGTTCTGCAATAG
- a CDS encoding M56 family metallopeptidase, with product MHLLMILAALAFAWCVRKRWVTSAGNWRERWQRAIMLFLFPPLLLIMTAIAVLFMGPSGQMVGLLTDWLSYAIASGFLGLAGVLCVKLATQGWKTLQKTRTYCRRNINGIPARILDTNALFTAQIGFWHPELVVSEGLLQTLDSAHLEAVFAHEQAHYYYRDTFWFFWLGWVRSCTTWLPNTEALWQELLVLRELRADAKAAQQVDSLILAESLLLVVSVLPAPSESFCAALSAVAPRSRLEERIEALLAQPEEQSSINRWFWMWLLLAFLPLLTVPFHG from the coding sequence ATGCATTTGTTGATGATTCTGGCAGCGCTGGCGTTTGCGTGGTGTGTGAGAAAGAGATGGGTGACGTCGGCAGGAAACTGGAGAGAACGCTGGCAACGAGCAATTATGCTTTTTCTGTTTCCTCCACTGCTGCTAATAATGACAGCAATAGCCGTGCTTTTTATGGGTCCATCTGGGCAAATGGTCGGCTTGCTTACAGACTGGTTAAGCTATGCAATTGCCTCTGGTTTTTTAGGATTGGCAGGAGTTTTATGCGTAAAGCTAGCAACGCAGGGTTGGAAAACGCTGCAAAAAACTCGCACTTATTGCCGGCGCAATATTAATGGCATACCGGCTCGTATTCTCGACACAAATGCCCTATTTACCGCTCAGATAGGTTTTTGGCATCCGGAATTAGTCGTCAGCGAAGGGCTGTTACAGACCCTTGATAGCGCTCATTTGGAGGCAGTTTTCGCTCACGAGCAAGCGCATTATTATTATCGAGATACCTTTTGGTTTTTCTGGCTTGGCTGGGTGCGTTCTTGCACCACTTGGTTGCCAAATACAGAAGCTTTATGGCAAGAATTATTAGTTTTGCGGGAACTGCGTGCTGATGCAAAAGCAGCGCAACAGGTAGACTCTTTGATATTAGCTGAATCGTTGTTACTGGTTGTTAGTGTGCTGCCGGCACCCTCTGAAAGTTTCTGTGCGGCACTCAGTGCTGTTGCGCCTCGAAGCCGGTTAGAGGAGCGTATAGAAGCGCTTTTGGCGCAGCCAGAGGAGCAATCTTCGATTAATCGGTGGTTTTGGATGTGGTTACTTTTGGCTTTTTTGCCTTTGCTTACTGTGCCTTTTCACGGTTAA
- a CDS encoding BlaI/MecI/CopY family transcriptional regulator has translation MTPLPNYRPKQLSLGPLEAEILNIIWELGSATVKDVHERILADPDRELAYTSVTTVLRRLTQKGWLACDNKGRIFSWRPLVSREEAKVLEAYEKLHRFLEVSNPDIVAAFADSLDCASLDQLEAIAQRIQAARKAREEK, from the coding sequence ATGACTCCGCTGCCAAATTACCGTCCTAAACAACTTTCCCTCGGCCCATTAGAGGCAGAAATTTTAAACATTATCTGGGAACTCGGTTCCGCTACTGTTAAGGATGTACACGAACGCATTTTGGCTGATCCTGACCGGGAATTAGCCTACACTTCAGTTACAACTGTGTTGCGTCGCCTTACCCAAAAAGGTTGGCTTGCTTGCGATAACAAAGGGCGCATATTCTCTTGGCGACCTTTAGTGTCTCGTGAGGAAGCAAAAGTATTGGAGGCTTACGAAAAATTGCACCGATTTTTGGAAGTGAGTAATCCGGACATTGTTGCAGCTTTTGCTGATAGCCTCGATTGTGCAAGTTTAGATCAATTAGAAGCAATTGCCCAACGAATTCAAGCCGCACGCAAAGCCAGGGAGGAAAAATAA
- a CDS encoding TonB-dependent receptor plug domain-containing protein, producing the protein MKLYFVVFGVSCFCWGIMPAVLAKPHSLAPTEVSQPEQSFSDIPRLSDIRFPHTRAELLVQQPILPAFNLPKKHQVEARPAVSISPEQPVDLIVTAVRNRVQQSTPAYEISAEEIQQQGSSSAAEVLRGLPGFAINDAGKGADIHTGTYYRGHSINQSVFLLNGRPIGSNINTYHGATDLNSIPVESIQRVELSSGTSTTLYGSEAFGGVVNIITKQGQGIPKFNGLVEFGSLNQSNYHASYSGSTGSLDFNLSYEKSEIDNRYRVPEGAANRDETGRLFNGDTATSNYFGSVKIGLNPRNTLSFDAYKISSRRGLLYFGFPLQRDRLDHDVFNVGLSWNSRLSDNDDSILQTTIGYNQDYFNTYGPTQNTFYRQGSLNSQALTARVEHQWRTASNNNLRWGLDVQQTFLTGDVLSTIPERAGLSETDDTNRFNGALFALNTWEITDTFQAELGIRQNFNSEFGSYLNPSAGLRWDINPSVAVRGSWVSVQRNPGLDQLYVYDTVHNWLPNADLDPEKGSSWTAGFDINFTSNLTGQFTYFGSRLNDRLGIEAGKWANIGLVNTNGLEAALKWQIAPEWATFLNYTYTNARIETGVDKGLQLGLVPYSVAKAGIGYGSAGWEINLFASYNSGSRRAFFNNSDDKSTDFSPSFLNLDLSARVPLTRYLGLTIYLENLTDKTYERVNRIYQPGLTFRIGLQSNF; encoded by the coding sequence ATGAAATTATATTTTGTTGTGTTTGGCGTCAGTTGCTTCTGTTGGGGAATTATGCCGGCAGTCTTAGCAAAACCCCATTCTCTTGCACCTACAGAAGTTTCGCAGCCCGAACAATCTTTTTCAGATATTCCCCGGTTGAGTGATATCCGGTTTCCCCACACTCGTGCTGAGTTGCTGGTTCAACAGCCAATTTTACCTGCATTTAATCTGCCAAAAAAACATCAAGTTGAAGCGAGGCCGGCTGTATCTATTTCACCAGAACAGCCGGTAGATTTAATTGTTACAGCGGTGAGAAATAGAGTTCAGCAATCTACGCCGGCATACGAAATTTCTGCTGAAGAAATCCAACAGCAAGGTTCTAGCAGTGCAGCAGAAGTGCTGAGAGGTTTACCGGGGTTTGCTATTAATGATGCGGGTAAAGGAGCGGATATTCACACCGGCACTTACTATCGCGGACATTCGATTAATCAATCTGTTTTTTTATTAAATGGTAGACCGATTGGCAGCAATATTAACACTTATCATGGTGCAACTGACTTGAATAGCATTCCGGTTGAATCAATTCAACGGGTAGAATTATCGAGTGGCACCAGTACGACTTTATACGGTTCTGAAGCTTTTGGTGGCGTTGTAAATATTATTACTAAACAGGGGCAGGGTATTCCAAAATTCAATGGCTTGGTTGAATTTGGCTCTTTAAATCAGTCTAACTATCATGCTAGCTATAGTGGATCTACTGGCTCTTTAGATTTTAATTTAAGTTATGAAAAATCCGAAATAGATAATCGCTATCGTGTCCCGGAAGGTGCAGCAAATCGTGATGAAACGGGACGTTTATTTAATGGCGACACGGCGACTAGCAATTATTTTGGCAGTGTCAAAATCGGCTTAAATCCTAGAAATACTCTAAGCTTCGATGCTTACAAAATTAGCAGCCGGCGGGGTCTTCTCTATTTTGGGTTTCCTTTGCAAAGAGATAGACTCGATCATGATGTTTTTAATGTCGGTTTATCTTGGAATAGCCGGCTGAGTGATAATGATGATTCGATTCTTCAAACAACGATTGGTTATAACCAAGATTACTTTAATACCTACGGGCCAACACAAAATACATTTTACCGCCAAGGGTCGCTCAATTCACAAGCGCTTACAGCTAGGGTAGAACACCAATGGCGTACAGCTTCTAACAATAATCTTCGCTGGGGATTAGACGTGCAACAAACTTTTTTAACCGGCGATGTTTTAAGCACCATTCCTGAAAGAGCCGGTTTGAGTGAAACTGATGATACAAATCGATTTAATGGGGCGCTGTTTGCCTTAAATACTTGGGAAATTACCGATACGTTTCAAGCTGAACTTGGGATTAGGCAGAATTTTAATAGTGAGTTTGGCAGTTATCTCAATCCTAGCGCAGGGTTGCGGTGGGATATCAACCCAAGCGTTGCTGTACGCGGTAGTTGGGTTTCAGTCCAGCGTAACCCTGGTTTAGACCAATTATATGTTTATGATACCGTCCATAACTGGTTGCCCAACGCAGATTTAGATCCCGAAAAAGGTTCTTCTTGGACAGCCGGCTTTGATATTAATTTTACTTCTAATTTGACCGGACAGTTTACTTACTTTGGCAGTCGCTTGAATGATCGCCTAGGAATAGAAGCCGGCAAGTGGGCAAATATTGGTCTTGTCAATACAAACGGTTTAGAAGCAGCGTTGAAGTGGCAAATTGCTCCGGAATGGGCAACTTTTCTCAACTACACCTATACCAACGCACGTATCGAAACCGGCGTAGATAAGGGTTTACAATTAGGCTTAGTTCCTTATTCGGTTGCTAAAGCCGGAATTGGTTATGGTAGTGCCGGCTGGGAAATTAATTTATTTGCAAGTTATAACAGCGGTTCTCGGAGAGCTTTTTTTAATAATTCAGATGATAAGAGTACCGATTTTTCTCCATCTTTCCTTAATTTAGATTTGAGCGCCAGAGTTCCCCTAACTCGATACTTAGGGCTGACAATTTATTTAGAGAACTTAACTGACAAAACTTATGAAAGAGTTAATCGAATTTATCAACCCGGTTTAACTTTCCGCATCGGTTTACAATCCAATTTTTAA